In Mytilus trossulus isolate FHL-02 chromosome 6, PNRI_Mtr1.1.1.hap1, whole genome shotgun sequence, a single window of DNA contains:
- the LOC134721330 gene encoding tyrosinase-like protein 2, which produces MRKILIIFASLPVLALSLVVEDDIPPILQECYNQHTYSNSLDEQTNCLQKYLFHLFGNSTQQTLVDKNALDWVDSLGRSVHHRLKRQTRYNTYNTYNRYNNRFRRPIPSVDRRRVRKEIRTLTDQERQVFFDAINALKNDKSASPNQYDVLALMHQTSALTSAHRGPNFPSWHRYFLLILEEACVRKRSTFVLPYWDSSIDFRMSDPSESVLWTEIFLGNGRGVVYTGPFAMWRTPTNNTYLRRDIPGANSSLINPDTIVNVFRKRYNREILTPTAATEEDNLENHHDGVHRWVGGEDGHMGGLETSPQDPVFFLHHCYIDYLWEVFRERQQRLGINTEEDYPETTNENHHPNRIMDNLSPPRTNKWGYSNIFTERNGIYRYAPAPTCANRCGGAYNGYLFCNRRTGHCEPRTKRQFIDMGGFRNIDSPYINDQPIVASAANTQAAQTVTFRPSSESRLTISNPAPSILRHFEQHLIDPRTRTTRKKRSIATFGNDNVAIQSSFYPNLLATIPVKIVNTHHSSGNSKNSFENVNFVQQISTLNVSYETVGFSYNGNHTGHIIIDEKTQTAESTVMIAFKKPMFGMTTANVRVFDSYGGICKPECFESGSNFYKDCSGVLKITADLPLMFNDLSEHIEDSQRPYMIFNCHN; this is translated from the exons ATGAGGAAAATACTGATCATTTTTGCATCATTACCAGTACTAGCCCTGTCTCTGGTTGTAGAGGACGATATTCCACCAATATTACAAGAATGTTACAATCAACACACATATTCCAACTCTTTGGACGAACAGACAAACTGCTTACAAAAATACTTATTCCATCTGTTTGGAAATTCAACACAACAAACATTAGTGGACAAGAATGCATTAGACTGGGTAGACTCGCTTGGTCGAAGTGTGCATCACagattaaaaagacaaacaagatataatacatataacacATATAATAGATATAATAATAGATTTCGAAGGCCGATCCCTTCAGTGGACCGAAGACGAGTGAGAAAAGAAATAAGGACATTAACAGACCAGGAAAGACAAGTATTCTTCGATGCCATAAATGCGCTGAAGAATGATAAG tCAGCGAGCCCAAATCAATATGATGTCCTGGCCTTAATGCACCAAACTTCAGCTCTAACCTCTGCTCATAGAGGTCCTAACTTTCCTAGCTGGCACAGATACTTTCTCCTGAT TCTCGAAGAAGCCTGTGTCAGAAAGAGAAGTACTTTTGTGCTTCCATACTGGGATTCTTCTATAGATTTTAGAATGAGTGATCCATCTGAATCAGTGCTGTGGACAGAAATATTTCTTGGAAATGGGAGAGGTGTAGTATATACTGGTCCATTTGCCATGTGGAGAACACCcacaaataatacatatttAAGGCGTGATATACCAGGCGCAAACAGTTCTCTAATTAATCCAGATACAATAGTTAACGTTTTTAGAAAACGTTATAACAGAGAAATATTAACACCAACAGCGGCAACAGAGGAGGACAATTTGGAAAATCATCATGACGGTGTTCATCGATGGGTTGGAGGTGAAGATGGTCATATGGGCGGTTTAGAGACTAGTCCTCAAGATCCTGTATTCTTTTTGCACCACTGTTATATTGATTATCTTTGGGAAGTATTCAGAGAAAGACAACAGAGACTAGGAATAAATACAGAAGAGGACTATCCAGAAACTACTAACGAAAATCATCACCCAAATAGAATAATGGATAATCTATCTCCACCAAGGACCAATAAATGGGGTTATAGTAATATATTTACAGAACGTAACGGTATATATCGTTATGCCCCAGCACCTACATGTGCCAATAGATGCGGTGGAGCCTACAATGGTTACTTGTTTTGTAACAGAAGAACTGGCCATTGCGAACCTAGAACAAAAAGACAGTTCATAGATATGGGTGGTTTCAGAAATATCGATAGTCCTTACATAAATGACCAACCGATAGTTGCTTCTGCTGCAAATACGCAAGCGGCACAAACGGTTACGTTTAGGCCGAGCTCCGAATCAAGATTAACTATCTCAAATCCTGCTCCTTCAATTTTAAGACATTTTGAGCAACACCTTATCGATCCAAGGACAAGAACCACACGTAAAAAGCGATCAATTGCTACATTTGGTAACGACAATGTAGCTATACAGTCATCTTTCTATCCTAATCTATTAGCAACAATACCAGTAAAAATTGTTAACACGCATCATTCATCAGGGAACAGCAAGAActcatttgaaaatgttaattttgtacAACAAATATCTACCTTAAATGTTTCTTATGAAACTGTAGGCTTTTCGTACAATGGTAATCACACGGGTCATATTataattgatgaaaaaacaCAGACTGCAGAGTCTACTGTTATGATTGCGTTTAAAAAACCTATGTTCGGTATGACAACAGCTAACGTGAGAGTTTTTGATTCTTATGGTGGAATATGCAAACCAGAATGTTTTGAATCTGGATCTAACTTTTATAAGGATTGTTCCGgagttttaaaaataacagcagATTTACCTCTTATGTTTAATGACCTCAGTGAACATATAGAAGATTCTCAAAGACcatacatgatttttaattgcCATAATTAA